Proteins co-encoded in one Chthoniobacterales bacterium genomic window:
- a CDS encoding DedA family protein, with amino-acid sequence MDLLKQAIDFILHAENHLVWFIQNYGLWIYALLFAIIFCETGLVVTPFLPGDSLLFAVGALAARPEMNLRLEYIAPLLLVAAVVGDALNYAIGKWIGPRVFHFEDSRFFKKAHLMKAHAFYEKYGGRAIILARFVPIVRTFAPFVAGVGTMSYPKFALYNVAGAVLWVGLFIGAGYIFGGLEIVQKNMKIVILGIIVVSVLPIIWEIVKARLDSRKAAEKNIGLP; translated from the coding sequence ATGGACCTGCTCAAGCAAGCGATCGACTTCATCCTGCACGCGGAGAACCACCTCGTGTGGTTCATCCAGAACTACGGCCTCTGGATCTACGCGCTGCTCTTCGCGATCATCTTCTGCGAGACCGGTCTTGTCGTGACGCCGTTCCTGCCGGGCGACTCGCTGCTCTTCGCCGTCGGCGCCCTCGCGGCCCGGCCGGAGATGAACCTGCGGCTCGAATACATCGCGCCGCTCCTGCTCGTGGCCGCCGTCGTCGGCGACGCCCTGAACTACGCCATCGGCAAATGGATCGGCCCCCGCGTGTTCCATTTCGAGGACAGCCGCTTCTTCAAGAAGGCCCATCTCATGAAGGCGCACGCCTTCTACGAAAAATACGGTGGCCGCGCCATCATCCTCGCGCGCTTCGTGCCCATCGTGCGCACCTTCGCCCCCTTCGTGGCCGGCGTCGGCACGATGAGCTACCCGAAATTCGCCCTCTATAACGTCGCCGGCGCCGTCCTCTGGGTCGGCCTCTTCATCGGGGCCGGCTACATCTTCGGCGGCCTCGAGATCGTGCAGAAGAACATGAAGATCGTGATTCTCGGCATCATCGTCGTCTCCGTGCTCCCGATCATCTGGGAAATCGTGAAAGCCCGGCTAGACTCCCGCAAGGCCGCGGAAAAAAACATCGGCCTTCCGTAA
- the serA gene encoding phosphoglycerate dehydrogenase gives MQTPKVLVADPVSQSCVDELAAGGLLDVTVFPGGKGAPEAELLKIIPEFSALVVRSQTKVTAAVLDAAKNLKVVGRAGVGVDNVKVDAATKNGVIVMNTPGGNTISTAELAFSLMVSLARAIPQADASMKAGKWDRKKFEGVELYNKTLGILGMGRIGTEVARRAIAFGMRVVAYDPYLSASRARTLQVELIDDLDQLVPQCDFITMHMPFTPETKHMLDARRLALCKKGVRIVNCARGGLVDEAALKDALESGHVGGAALDVYEVEPPPEDFPLRNAPNIVFTPHLGASTAEAQENVGIEIAQAIRAALLDGEIRNAVNMPSIDAKTFAIVKPYLTLGDKLGKFAAQLAPNRNDRIVITYGGKAVELPTDAITRAILTGFLTHAGGDEVNSVNVRSMAQTLGLEVEEVKSSEQTDFNEWLHVAVWSGDSKVSLGGTFFGAKNEPRIVRVKSQPVEVTPSGVVLLLENKDRPGIVGHLGTLLGEQNVNIASMSLSRDAAGGKALTILNVDSAPDQATLDRLLAEPDIYAARVIRL, from the coding sequence AAGGTCCTGGTCGCAGACCCCGTCTCCCAAAGCTGCGTCGATGAACTCGCCGCTGGCGGCCTGCTCGACGTCACCGTGTTCCCCGGCGGCAAAGGCGCGCCCGAAGCCGAGCTCCTCAAAATCATTCCCGAATTTTCCGCCCTCGTCGTCCGTTCCCAGACGAAGGTCACCGCCGCCGTGCTCGACGCCGCGAAGAATCTCAAAGTCGTCGGCCGGGCCGGCGTCGGCGTGGACAACGTGAAGGTCGACGCCGCCACGAAGAATGGCGTCATCGTCATGAACACGCCCGGCGGGAACACGATCTCCACCGCCGAGCTTGCCTTCTCGCTCATGGTCTCGCTCGCCCGCGCCATCCCGCAGGCCGACGCCAGCATGAAGGCCGGCAAGTGGGACCGCAAAAAATTCGAGGGCGTCGAGCTTTACAACAAGACGCTCGGCATTCTCGGCATGGGCCGCATCGGCACCGAAGTCGCCCGCCGCGCCATTGCCTTCGGCATGCGCGTCGTCGCCTACGATCCCTACCTCTCCGCCAGCCGCGCCCGCACGCTTCAGGTCGAGCTCATCGACGATCTCGACCAGCTCGTGCCGCAGTGCGACTTCATCACGATGCACATGCCGTTCACGCCCGAGACGAAGCACATGCTCGACGCACGCCGGCTCGCCCTCTGCAAGAAGGGCGTCCGCATCGTGAACTGCGCCCGCGGCGGCCTCGTCGACGAAGCCGCGCTCAAGGACGCGCTGGAGTCCGGCCATGTCGGCGGCGCCGCCCTCGACGTTTACGAGGTCGAGCCCCCTCCGGAGGACTTCCCGCTCCGCAACGCCCCGAATATCGTTTTTACCCCGCACCTCGGCGCCAGCACGGCGGAGGCGCAGGAAAACGTCGGCATCGAGATCGCCCAGGCCATTCGCGCCGCGCTCCTCGACGGCGAAATCCGCAATGCGGTGAACATGCCCAGCATCGACGCGAAGACCTTCGCGATCGTGAAGCCCTACCTCACGCTCGGCGACAAGCTCGGCAAATTCGCCGCCCAGCTCGCGCCGAATCGCAACGACCGCATCGTCATCACCTACGGCGGCAAGGCTGTCGAGCTGCCCACCGACGCGATCACCCGCGCGATCCTCACCGGCTTCCTCACCCACGCCGGCGGCGACGAGGTGAACAGCGTGAACGTCCGCAGCATGGCCCAGACCCTCGGCCTCGAGGTCGAGGAGGTGAAATCCAGCGAGCAGACCGACTTCAACGAATGGCTGCACGTTGCCGTCTGGAGCGGCGACAGCAAGGTCTCGCTCGGCGGCACCTTCTTCGGCGCCAAGAACGAGCCGCGCATCGTCCGCGTGAAAAGCCAGCCGGTGGAAGTCACCCCCAGCGGCGTCGTCCTTCTCCTCGAGAACAAGGACCGTCCCGGCATCGTCGGCCACCTCGGCACGCTCCTCGGTGAACAGAACGTGAACATCGCCAGCATGTCCCTCAGCCGCGACGCGGCGGGCGGCAAGGCCCTCACGATCCTGAACGTCGACAGCGCTCCCGACCAGGCCACGCTCGACCGTCTCCTCGCGGAGCCCGACATCTACGCAGCCCGCGTGATCCGGCTGTAA